In Phycisphaerales bacterium, the sequence CACAACCCGCTGCTGGCCGTCGCGGTGGCCGACCAGCGGGCCGACACGCGGCGGCAGCGCCGGGCGCTAACCGAAGAGGAACTGGCCCGCCTGCTCGACGCCGCGCAGCGTCGCCCGTTGGCGGACGCAATGACGGTGCGTCGCGGCAAGGCCAAGGGCAAGCCGCTGGCGAACCTCTCGCCGGAGACCCGCGAAGACCTTCTGCGAACTGGACGCGAGCGGGCGCTGATCTACAAGTGCTTGGTTCTGACCGGCCTTCGCAAGGGCGAGCTGACCAGCATCACGGTTGGCCAGGTGGATCTTGACGGCCGCGTGCCATGTCTCGTGCTGCACGCCCGCGACGAAAAGAACCGGCGCGGCTCCGAGATCCCGCTGCGGGCGGACCTCGCTGCCGACATCCGCTCCTGGCTGGCCGACCGGCTCGTGTGGGCCCAACAGGCCGCCCGCGAGGCGGAAGACCCGATACCGGCGGCGCTCGCGAACGACGAGCCGCTCTTCGACGTGCCGGAAGGGCTCATCCGAATCTTCGACCGCGACCTGGTCTTCGCCGGGCTGGCCCGCGTCGAGACCCGCAGCGGCAAGGAAGTCGTCGTCAAGACGGACGATCGCGGCCGCACGATCGACATCCACGCGCTGCGCCACACCTTTGGAACCCACCTCTCGAAGGCCGGTGTCCCCCTGCGGACGGCGCAGGCGGCCATGCGGCACAGCGACCCGAGCCTCACGGCCAACGTCTACACCGACCCGAAGCTGCTCGACGTGGCGGGGGCGGTCGCGAGCCTGCCGAATCTGCCGCTGGGAAGAACAGAGACGCCCCAAACTCCAGCGCTTCATGCGCAGCCATCACCCCCGAAGCACTTCGCTGATTGCTCAGCATGAAGCGAGAGCGGGAGCGTCGTGCGTGTGGATGGATGCTGAGTACGTCAGCTGGCAACCTGAATCGTCGGTTGAGCGAGAAGGATGTGAGCAGTTCCCTGCTGATTCTCGATAATCTTGAACGCGGCAGTTGACTGAAGCGTCAGGACGCAGGCATGGTGAACGGTGAGAATCGCGTCTTGGAGCGTGTCTGGCTTCTCGATGTCCACTATTGTCAGTCCAAGATCGCGTGCTTGGTCTCGCGTGATGTGACGCGAATGCGACAGGGTGAGCGCGTGACTGCCGAGTTCCTTGATGACTTTTCTGGCAGTCTTCTTCGCGGCAGACTGCGACTCATCTTTCAGCATGCCGGTGAGCAGCCACTTCTCGACCATCTCCTCCGACCATTTGATCGCTTTCTCACACTCGCCAATCAGAGTCGGGTGGTACCTGGCGATGATCGGCTGCCACACAGGAATCGCCTTTGGATCGGCCGCGATCTCCTTCTTGGCTCTCTCGAATTCCTCGACGATTCCGTGAGCAGGCAAGCCGCCGAACTGCGGATCGATCGGTCCGAGGTTCGAGTGCTTGCCCATGAGGATGGCTTTGCACGAACACGCGATCATGGTGCCCGCCGACATGGCGATCTGCGGAATGATCGCTCGAATGTCGTCCTTGAACATCTGCCTCAGGTAGTGGACGAGCGACTCGGTAGCCGCGATCTCTCCGCCGGGTGTGTGCAGAACCAAATCGAGACCTTTGGCACGATCGAGACCGTTGATCGCGGCCATGAAACCGTTCTTGTCGGAATCGTTGATGTCGAAACCCTGCACGCCCCGCTTCGCGAGTTCCGGCTTCTGCAACCATCCGGAGTAGTACACGATCACGTTGCGCTTGGTCTCTTCTGAGAGCGCGCGAATGGCTTCCCTACGGACCACATCGTGGGCCGAACCAGTAGCCTGAATCTTGCTCAGGACTTCCTTCCAGTTTGGCATGCGAACTCCCGGTCAGAGCAACGTCGATCCTGAAAGGACAATACGGTAGTGAACCGTGTGCTCCGAGGCGGGTGTGTACAGCTGGCGGACGCTCTGGCGGGACGCATCGTCGCCGATACCGAGCTTGTCAAAGACCTTCTGGATCTGCTTGACGCGATGAATAGACGGCTTCTTCGATGAACGACTTGGCTTCTTCCGACTCGCCTTTTCACGCTGTTTCATCGTGGAATCCTCGATATCGGAAGAGTAGCACGATTTGCGCTCCGCTGCAATCGGCTACAGGAGCCCTAGATCGGCGAGCATTATCGGTGCCAAGACTCCCAGTCCTGCAGCCATCGGGAACGCTCCCGCTCCGCCCGCACGATCACCCGCCGATCGGCAGCCTCATTGCCGCAACACCTTGCACACCCGCTTGCACCTGCGCTTGCTCAAGCGCTTGCACAAGCGAGCGTCCACCCAGGTCATTCCCTGTCATCGACCGGCTGTCGGCCCCGATCCCACCGCCCTCGCCTGCCTCGCCGGAACTCTCGGATTCTGCGGAGTTTGCCAACGAAAAGCCGCCGGTGTCATCGTGTGACATCGGCGGCAGACAAAGCGGGCGAGGAGGATCGAACTCCCGACATTCAGCTTGGGAAGCTGACGTTCTACCGCTGAACTACGCCCGCGGCCACGCACCACGGTCGTGCGTCTGCCTGCATCGTACACAGCACACCCCACCCTCGCCATCTCGACCCGTCGACGCCACCTATGCCGCTCTGCGTCGCACCCCAAGTCGCGCCACCCGCGTGCCCCCTTGGGCTTCGTGCGCCACACCTCGCCGCTACGCTCGATTGGCGAACACTGGCCGCCAATCCGTCGGCCACCACCACTCGCCGCACCACGCCCTTCCGCACGAGAAAGGAGCACCCATGGCCCTCTGGGGTGGACGATTCGAATCAGGTCCCGACGCCATCTTCCGCGAGATCAACGACTCGCTCCACTTCGACGCGCGACTCGCCCTCTGCGACATCGATGGCTCTATCGCCTGGGCCAACGCCCTCGCCCGCGCCCACGTCCTCACCGACGATGAAAACGTCCGCCTCCGAAACGCGCTCCTCGCGATGCGCGCCACCATCGCCGCCGATCCCCAAGTCCCTCTTCGCGACGGGCTGGGCAAGGACGAGGACATCCACACCTTCGTCGAGCGCCGACTCACCGAATCCCTCGGCCCGCTCGCCAAGAAACTCCACACAGGCCGCAGCCGAAACGACCAGGTCGCCACCGACCTCCGCCTCTGGACACGCCACGCCATCGACGCTCGCCTCGCCGAACTCAAGGCCGCCCGCGCCTCGCTCCTCGACCTCGCCGCCCGCGAGCGCACCACCGTCATCTCCGGCTACACCCACCTCCAACGCGCCCAGCCCCTCCTCCTCGCCCACTGGGCCCTCGCCTACGAGGCCATGCTCGCCCGTGACTCCGTCCGATTCAAGGACGCCCGTGCCCGCGTCAACCTCTGCCCCCTCGGCTCCGGAGCCCTCGCCGGCACGGCCTATCCCATCGACCGCTACGCCCTCGCTCAGGACCTCTACTTCGCCGCCCCCACCACCAACAGCCTCGACGCCGTCTCCGACCGAGACTTCGTCCTCGAAACCCTCGCCGCGATCGCCATCACCGCAACCCACATCTCGCGCCTCGGCGAAGACCTCGTCCTCTACGGCTCGCAAGAGTTCAACTTCTTTGAGTTCGGCGACCAGGTCTCCTCCGGCTCGTCGCTCATGCCTCAGAAGAAGAACCCCGACGCCGCCGAACTCATGCGAGGCAAGGCCGCCCGCACCATCGGCTCGCTCGTCACGCTGCTGACCGCTGTCAAGGGTCTCCCCCTCGCGTACAACAAAGACCTCCAGGAGGACAAAGAGCCGCTCTTCGACGCGATGGACACGCTGAGCCTCATGCTCCGGGTCACCCCCGTCGTTATGCGCACGCTCAAGGTCCGCGTTGATGTCTGCCGCAAGGCTGCCGAAGGTGGGCACTCCAACGCTACCGACCTTGCCGATTATCTCGTCGAGAAGAACATCCCCTTCCGCGAGGCCCACGATCTCGTCGGCAAGGCCGTCCGCCGCGCTCTCGAACTCGATATCTCCCTCGACCGCATGCCCCTGGACGAACTCCGAGCCATCTCCCCCGTCATCGCCCAGGACGTCTTTTCACGGCTCACGATCGAGGCCAGCCTCAACCGCCGCGAGGTCCTCGGAGGCACAGGCCCCAAGGTCGTCCACACCGCCTTGACCAAAGCCCAGGAACAACTCAACGCCGAGCAATAGCCCTCTTTGGTGGCACCACTCTCCAGAGTGGTGGCATTCAATTTGGTGGCACCACGCTCCAAAGCCGTGCTCGACCAACCCCCACTCGTAAAAACAAAGACCCCGCACCAAAGCACGGGGTCCATTCCAACACACATCTCAAAGCGGGTGAAGGGACTTGAACCCTCGACTTTCACGTTGGCAACGTGACGCTCTACCACTGAGCTACACCCGCGACTTGTCAACCCACAGAACCGGTCCGCGAGCCAAAGCCCACCTCCCGATTCACCGGGAGAGAAACGTAGCCGGGAGCCTCCGCCCTGTCAACGCCATTGCCCCATACTCCCCCGCCAACGCCCCCATCGCCCATGTTCCCGGGCCTCGATCACGAGGCCCAGACATTGCGAGCCTCACGAATCGACCTACCCCATCTCGTGGCACAGGCGTCCCACCTGTGACTACTCCTTCTACTCCCACACGCAGCACTCCTCGCTACGGCCCCACACTCGCAGACTTCCTCGCCACCACCACCCCCGCGTCATCCAGCGCGTCCCGCACCATCCCGATCGTGTATCCATCCCCCATCAACGTTGGCCCCTCGCTCGATCCCTTCGAATAGATCGCCAGGAGCGGGATCCCCGCCCACCCCAGGTCCTTGAGAAACGTCTGCCCAGCCGCGTTGTTCCCAGTCAGGTCCACACGTAGAGCCGTTACACCCGGCGCGTTGATCCGCGTGAAGATCTCCTCCCGATGCAGGACCCCCTTCTCCAGCGCATGGCAGTTCAGGCACCACTCCGCAGTGAAGTCCACCACGATCACATCGCCCCGCGTCTTCGCCTCCGCCAATCGCTCGGGCGTGTATCCCTTCCAATCGATCGGCCCACGCTCGTTGAACGACTTCGCGATCAGAACGATGCCCGCGGACGCCATCAGAGCAAACCCCACCACCACGATCTTCACCCACGTCCGCGCGTGATGGCGGAAGACCGCCACCATCGCCCACACCATCGCCGCCACCGAGATCGCCGCGATCAGCCACCAGTACCACCGGTTCGGCGGATCAACCGGGTTCCGAAGCAGCGCATCCAGCCCCGTCCCGATAAAGAACACACTCACGGCCGCGAGCAAAAGCCCCAGGATCTTCTTGAGCACCTCAGCCCCAGGCCCGGCCTTCGGCAGGTGCTTCAATAACCCCGGCCACATCACCAGCACCAGATACGGGAATGCCATCCCCACCCCGATCACCGCCATCGTCCCGATCGTCAGCGACTTGTCCGACTGCTTCGCCGCCCACGCCGACGCCGATGCCATCAGCGGAGCCGTGCATGGCGTCGAGAGCACCGCCGTCATCACGCCGAACATGAACGCCCCGCCCGTCGACTCCCCCGTCGGATTGATCGCGTAGACCCACTGGGGCAACTCCGTCGTGAACAACCCGAACATCCCGAGCGCAAACACAAAGATCAGAACCCCGATCGTCAGCGAGAACCAGTTCGTCTGAAACAGACTGCTCACCGCGTTGAACCCGCTGATGAATGAGATCGCCAGCCCCATCGCAAACCAGAACGCAACAACACCCACGCTCATCACCACACCCAGATACAGCAATCGTGCCGGGTTCCCCGCGTGCTTCTGCAGGCTCAGAATCTTGATCGGAATCACCGGCAGCACACAGGGCGTGAAGTTCAGCAGCAACCCACCCGCAAACGCCACCAACGCCAGAAGCGCCAAGCCACCAGCGTTCGACGGATCAATCGTGAACGAGTACTTCCCGAGTTGTACATTAATGACATCCCGCTTCTTCACCCCCACCGTTGCAAACGCCGTCGCGTCAAAGTTCGCAAACAACGGATCCGACGCCGTCACCACAGCCGTCGGATCGATCGTGATCGAGATCGTGTGCCGTCCATCCGACGAGTCCCCACGCACCGGCATCAGGCACGACGACTCATCACAACTCTGAAATCCAACGCCGAGCGTGAGCGTCGCCGTCCCCGTCGCCCCCGGCTCAATCGTCACGGGCAGATACGCCACGGCTCGAGCCTCGAACACGCCATAGGCCTCTGGCTTCCCCGTCCCACCAAGATCCAGTTCAATCATCACCGGCTTGGGCCACTGCACCGCCCCATACTTCAACCCCTTCGCCTCCACCACCTCGATCGTCGTCGGGATCGCGTCAAAGTCCCCCCATGATGCCGGCACCTTCGGCGCGTTGGTGTGCGAGTGCCAGTGCTCCTCATGATCCAGCACCACCGCCACCGCGAACTGTGCTCCCGGGGCTGCGGTCGTTCGTTGGGCCACCACCTCCACCTTTACCCGGTCCGCCGACGAGAACTGACCCAGCGCCCGCTCGCCGCACCCGACCCACACAGCCAATGCGACCACAATCCGAACGAACCACACTGGCCACACCCCCGCCTCAGACTTCGTTGCGCTTGATTCCATGGTGCATGATTGGATGCCTCCAACCCCCCGGCGATCCACCACACCCCGTCCTCTATAGCCAACACCACCAGCCAACCGATAACCGAATGTCCAGGGTTCCACACCGGGAGCGTCGGAGCACGCACACACCATGGCCGATGTCCTTGAACAAAGTGAGGTCGACGCCCTTCTCGCCGCCGCCGCCAGTGGCAGTGTCGAGGAGGAGCAACTCGAGGCCCAGGTCTTCACCCGCCTCAAGCGAGACCCGGGCTCCATCGAGATCAAGGACTACGACTTCAAGCGTCCCGAGCGCGTCAGCAAGGACCAGATGCGTGCCCTCCAGACGCTCCACGAGTCCTTCGCCAGAAACTTCGGCGCCTCGCTCTCGGGCTTCCTTCGAACCATCGTCGAGGTCAAAGTCGCGACCTGCGAGCAGATGACCTATTCCGAGTTCATCTCCGGACTCCCCAACCCGACCTCCTTTAATCTCATCGATTCCGACGGACTCGAAGGCCAGATGTGCTTCGAGATCAGCCCCCTCATCATCTATCCCATCATCGATCGACTCCTGGGCGGCACGAGCCAGGAACTCTTCATCCCCCAGCGTCCCATGACGCTCATCGAGACCCGCCTCATCAGCAACGTCACCAACCGAGGCCTCGACGCGCTCAGCGAGGCCTGGGCCAGCATCAAGCCTCTCACCTTCAAGATCTCCGCGTCCGAATCCAACCCCCAACTCGTCCAGATCGTCCCGCCAAACGAGGTGGTCATCGTCGTCGGTTTCGAACTCAAGATGTCCAGCCGCGCCGGCACGATGAACCTCTGCATCCCCTACAACGTCATCGAACCCGTCATGGAGCAACTCTCCGCCCAGAACTGGTTCAACTCGCTCAAGAATCAGAAATCCAAGGAACTCGAGAAGCGTCTGACCGGCTCTCTCAGTCGTGCCCCGCTCCTGATCACGGGCCTCCTCGCCGAATCCACCATCACCGTCCAGGACCTCGCCGACATGAAGCCCGGCGACGTCATCTCCACCGAACGCCTCGCCAACAAGCCCGTCGTCCTCTGTGTCGAGGGGGAGCGAAAGTTCGTCGCCCAGATCGGCCAATACCGCGGCAAGAGAGCCTTGAAAATTCTCAAAGCCCTCCACATCGGCGAACGCGTCTAATCACTACCTAATCACGTGGACTAGGCGGCCC encodes:
- a CDS encoding site-specific integrase — translated: MGTVFRKAWTAPLPPNAEIVVLRGKRMARYQLRNGKVRTAEVFTAADGRERIRGETKSYIAKFRDAAGYWVERPTGCTDETAARAVLAQLQRRAELVKAGVITPEEDAASRHGAESIETNLDAWRDHLRLKGSTEHWYTQARRRVARVATDRGVKRLRDFTAAMVERWLRDQADTGMSAGTRNGYRQACVTFINWCVRAGRLTHNPLLAVAVADQRADTRRQRRALTEEELARLLDAAQRRPLADAMTVRRGKAKGKPLANLSPETREDLLRTGRERALIYKCLVLTGLRKGELTSITVGQVDLDGRVPCLVLHARDEKNRRGSEIPLRADLAADIRSWLADRLVWAQQAAREAEDPIPAALANDEPLFDVPEGLIRIFDRDLVFAGLARVETRSGKEVVVKTDDRGRTIDIHALRHTFGTHLSKAGVPLRTAQAAMRHSDPSLTANVYTDPKLLDVAGAVASLPNLPLGRTETPQTPALHAQPSPPKHFADCSA
- a CDS encoding S49 family peptidase; the encoded protein is MPNWKEVLSKIQATGSAHDVVRREAIRALSEETKRNVIVYYSGWLQKPELAKRGVQGFDINDSDKNGFMAAINGLDRAKGLDLVLHTPGGEIAATESLVHYLRQMFKDDIRAIIPQIAMSAGTMIACSCKAILMGKHSNLGPIDPQFGGLPAHGIVEEFERAKKEIAADPKAIPVWQPIIARYHPTLIGECEKAIKWSEEMVEKWLLTGMLKDESQSAAKKTARKVIKELGSHALTLSHSRHITRDQARDLGLTIVDIEKPDTLQDAILTVHHACVLTLQSTAAFKIIENQQGTAHILLAQPTIQVAS
- the argH gene encoding argininosuccinate lyase; translated protein: MALWGGRFESGPDAIFREINDSLHFDARLALCDIDGSIAWANALARAHVLTDDENVRLRNALLAMRATIAADPQVPLRDGLGKDEDIHTFVERRLTESLGPLAKKLHTGRSRNDQVATDLRLWTRHAIDARLAELKAARASLLDLAARERTTVISGYTHLQRAQPLLLAHWALAYEAMLARDSVRFKDARARVNLCPLGSGALAGTAYPIDRYALAQDLYFAAPTTNSLDAVSDRDFVLETLAAIAITATHISRLGEDLVLYGSQEFNFFEFGDQVSSGSSLMPQKKNPDAAELMRGKAARTIGSLVTLLTAVKGLPLAYNKDLQEDKEPLFDAMDTLSLMLRVTPVVMRTLKVRVDVCRKAAEGGHSNATDLADYLVEKNIPFREAHDLVGKAVRRALELDISLDRMPLDELRAISPVIAQDVFSRLTIEASLNRREVLGGTGPKVVHTALTKAQEQLNAEQ
- a CDS encoding thioredoxin family protein, whose amino-acid sequence is MAVWVGCGERALGQFSSADRVKVEVVAQRTTAAPGAQFAVAVVLDHEEHWHSHTNAPKVPASWGDFDAIPTTIEVVEAKGLKYGAVQWPKPVMIELDLGGTGKPEAYGVFEARAVAYLPVTIEPGATGTATLTLGVGFQSCDESSCLMPVRGDSSDGRHTISITIDPTAVVTASDPLFANFDATAFATVGVKKRDVINVQLGKYSFTIDPSNAGGLALLALVAFAGGLLLNFTPCVLPVIPIKILSLQKHAGNPARLLYLGVVMSVGVVAFWFAMGLAISFISGFNAVSSLFQTNWFSLTIGVLIFVFALGMFGLFTTELPQWVYAINPTGESTGGAFMFGVMTAVLSTPCTAPLMASASAWAAKQSDKSLTIGTMAVIGVGMAFPYLVLVMWPGLLKHLPKAGPGAEVLKKILGLLLAAVSVFFIGTGLDALLRNPVDPPNRWYWWLIAAISVAAMVWAMVAVFRHHARTWVKIVVVGFALMASAGIVLIAKSFNERGPIDWKGYTPERLAEAKTRGDVIVVDFTAEWCLNCHALEKGVLHREEIFTRINAPGVTALRVDLTGNNAAGQTFLKDLGWAGIPLLAIYSKGSSEGPTLMGDGYTIGMVRDALDDAGVVVARKSASVGP
- the fliM gene encoding flagellar motor switch protein FliM — encoded protein: MADVLEQSEVDALLAAAASGSVEEEQLEAQVFTRLKRDPGSIEIKDYDFKRPERVSKDQMRALQTLHESFARNFGASLSGFLRTIVEVKVATCEQMTYSEFISGLPNPTSFNLIDSDGLEGQMCFEISPLIIYPIIDRLLGGTSQELFIPQRPMTLIETRLISNVTNRGLDALSEAWASIKPLTFKISASESNPQLVQIVPPNEVVIVVGFELKMSSRAGTMNLCIPYNVIEPVMEQLSAQNWFNSLKNQKSKELEKRLTGSLSRAPLLITGLLAESTITVQDLADMKPGDVISTERLANKPVVLCVEGERKFVAQIGQYRGKRALKILKALHIGERV